Proteins encoded together in one Catellatospora citrea window:
- a CDS encoding M23 family metallopeptidase has protein sequence MVRGGLARHSRQALAVTALAGVSAFGLISGAANANDNDPTPADAAKAITSVASFDALAERQAVADDASRYQRSAPTTTKPAATPPKQPAAAQPKPATVKTAPKPAAAPRPAWLIPMKGAQVTSCFGQRWGVLHAGIDFAMPSGTPIRAVGAGTVVSAGWAYSGYGISVVVDHHNGYLTHYAHMSQDKVSVGDEVKAGDILGLEGSTGDSTGPHLHFEVHKGMWNQINPDGWLADRGIQTSC, from the coding sequence ATGGTTCGCGGAGGTCTCGCCCGGCACTCCCGCCAGGCACTGGCCGTCACCGCACTCGCGGGTGTCAGCGCCTTCGGCCTGATCAGCGGCGCCGCCAACGCCAACGACAACGACCCCACCCCCGCGGACGCCGCGAAGGCGATCACCAGCGTGGCATCCTTCGACGCGCTCGCCGAGCGGCAGGCCGTCGCGGACGACGCGAGCCGGTACCAGCGCTCCGCCCCCACCACGACCAAGCCCGCCGCCACCCCGCCCAAGCAGCCGGCCGCGGCCCAGCCGAAGCCGGCCACCGTCAAGACCGCGCCGAAGCCCGCCGCCGCCCCCCGGCCCGCCTGGCTGATCCCGATGAAGGGCGCCCAGGTGACGTCCTGCTTCGGCCAGCGCTGGGGTGTGCTGCACGCCGGCATCGACTTCGCGATGCCCAGCGGCACCCCGATCCGCGCCGTCGGCGCCGGCACCGTGGTCAGCGCCGGTTGGGCGTACAGCGGATACGGCATCTCCGTCGTGGTCGACCACCACAACGGCTACCTCACCCACTACGCCCACATGTCGCAGGACAAGGTGTCGGTCGGCGACGAGGTCAAGGCCGGCGACATCCTCGGACTGGAGGGCTCCACCGGCGACTCGACCGGCCCGCACCTGCACTTCGAGGTGCACAAGGGCATGTGGAACCAGATCAACCCGGACGGCTGGCTGGCCGACCGCGGGATCCAGACCTCCTGCTGA
- a CDS encoding MerR family transcriptional regulator: MFTIGDFAKLGGVSVRMLRHYDALGLLPPASVDPVSGYRLYRAEQLWRLNKLVALKGLGFTLQQVQAILDDQVPVAELRGMLRLRREELAAQVAADTARLAMVEARLRMIEKEGRMATHDITLKQVAPLRVAELTAVAAGYSPEHIGPTISPLYPELMRRLDKAGLSPLSGPAIAYYEPADDAVLVHAAMPVAADLVPGHDFAVVDLPAIHAATVIHRGPMDDVLYSLQALARWVEQNGYRMVGYHREVYLDYLPDNPENGVTELQIAVTPA, translated from the coding sequence ATGTTCACCATCGGAGACTTCGCCAAGCTCGGCGGCGTGTCGGTCCGCATGCTGCGCCACTACGACGCGCTCGGGCTGCTGCCGCCGGCCTCGGTGGACCCGGTCAGCGGATACCGGCTGTACCGCGCCGAGCAGTTGTGGCGGCTCAACAAGCTGGTCGCGCTCAAGGGCCTCGGCTTCACCCTGCAGCAGGTGCAGGCGATCCTGGACGACCAGGTCCCTGTCGCCGAGCTGCGCGGGATGCTGCGGTTGCGCCGCGAGGAGCTGGCCGCACAGGTCGCGGCGGACACCGCGCGGCTGGCCATGGTCGAGGCGAGGCTCCGGATGATCGAGAAGGAGGGCCGCATGGCCACCCACGACATCACCCTCAAGCAGGTCGCCCCGTTGCGGGTCGCCGAGCTCACCGCCGTCGCCGCCGGCTACAGCCCCGAGCACATCGGGCCGACCATCTCCCCGCTGTATCCCGAGCTGATGCGGCGCCTGGACAAGGCCGGGCTGAGCCCGCTGAGCGGACCGGCCATCGCGTACTACGAGCCCGCGGACGACGCCGTGCTCGTCCACGCGGCCATGCCGGTGGCCGCCGACCTGGTGCCCGGCCACGACTTCGCCGTCGTCGACCTGCCCGCGATCCACGCCGCCACGGTGATCCATCGCGGTCCGATGGACGACGTGCTGTACAGCCTCCAGGCGCTGGCCCGCTGGGTCGAGCAGAACGGCTACCGCATGGTGGGCTACCACCGCGAGGTCTACCTCGACTACCTGCCGGACAACCCGGAGAACGGCGTGACCGAACTCCAGATCGCGGTAACCCCCGCCTGA
- a CDS encoding sugar ABC transporter substrate-binding protein codes for MSSRRLAVAITTALLFAVGATACESGNSGGSASGGKIALLLPESQTTRYEQHDRPLFEAKVKELCANCEIIYSNAQQDQSRQQQQAEAALNNGAQVLVLDPVDGAAAATIVSLAKSKNVPVISYDRLIQNAPVDYYISFDNERVGQLQGETLVNRLKELGKTSGDIVMINGSPTDNNAKLFNKGAHSALDTSGFKTVPTPDFFTPEWKPENAQKFMEGQIAQLGKDGFVGVYAANDGTAGGAISAMRAAGITPVPPTTGQDAELAAIQRIVGGDQYMTVYKAFKPEADQAAELAVALLKGEKPSTDRTVDNGAVEVPSFLLEPQAVTKDNVKQTVVADKLYTIEQICTSAYAAACQAAGLT; via the coding sequence ATGTCCTCGCGGCGCCTGGCAGTCGCCATCACCACCGCGCTCCTGTTCGCCGTCGGCGCGACCGCCTGCGAGAGCGGCAACTCCGGCGGCTCGGCCAGCGGCGGCAAGATCGCACTACTCCTGCCCGAATCGCAGACCACCCGGTACGAGCAGCACGACCGGCCGCTGTTCGAGGCCAAGGTCAAGGAGCTGTGTGCCAACTGCGAGATCATCTACAGCAACGCCCAGCAGGACCAGAGCCGCCAACAGCAGCAGGCGGAGGCCGCGCTCAACAACGGCGCGCAGGTGCTGGTGCTCGACCCGGTCGACGGCGCGGCGGCGGCGACCATCGTGTCGCTGGCGAAGTCGAAGAACGTGCCGGTGATCTCGTACGACCGGCTCATCCAGAACGCGCCGGTCGACTACTACATCTCCTTCGACAACGAGCGCGTCGGCCAGCTGCAGGGCGAGACGCTGGTCAACCGGCTCAAGGAGCTGGGAAAGACCTCCGGCGACATCGTGATGATCAACGGCTCGCCGACGGACAACAACGCGAAGCTGTTCAACAAGGGCGCGCACTCGGCGCTGGACACCTCGGGCTTCAAGACCGTGCCGACGCCCGACTTCTTCACCCCCGAGTGGAAGCCCGAGAACGCGCAGAAGTTCATGGAGGGGCAGATCGCCCAGCTCGGCAAGGACGGGTTCGTCGGGGTGTACGCGGCCAACGACGGCACCGCCGGCGGCGCGATCTCCGCGATGCGGGCCGCGGGCATCACGCCCGTGCCGCCCACCACCGGTCAGGACGCCGAGCTCGCCGCGATCCAGCGCATCGTCGGCGGCGACCAGTACATGACCGTCTACAAGGCGTTCAAGCCGGAGGCCGACCAGGCCGCGGAGCTGGCGGTCGCACTGCTCAAGGGCGAGAAGCCGAGCACCGACCGGACCGTGGACAACGGCGCGGTCGAGGTGCCGTCGTTCCTGCTCGAACCGCAGGCGGTGACCAAGGACAACGTCAAGCAGACCGTGGTCGCGGACAAGCTCTACACGATCGAGCAGATCTGCACCTCGGCGTACGCCGCCGCCTGCCAGGCCGCCGGCCTGACCTGA
- a CDS encoding ATP-binding cassette domain-containing protein, translated as MSGGREPILALRGVSKRFGAVQALSEVDLDVYAGEVVALVGDNGAGKSTLVKAICGVSPPDTGTVTFAGREVRVESPHAAQELGIATVFQDLALCDNLDVVNNLFLGRELRRGASLDEVEMERRSGKLLRELAARIPSVRLPVASLSGGQRQTVAISRSLLGDPKVVLLDEPTAALGVAQTAQVLNLIERLRDRGLGVVLISHNMVDVRAVADRVAVLRLGRNNGEFRIHEVTNEQIIAAITGATQNVVSERVARLREQSAGDDPLAAGSAEGGA; from the coding sequence GTGAGTGGGGGTAGGGAGCCGATTCTTGCGTTGCGGGGGGTCAGCAAGAGGTTCGGCGCGGTGCAGGCGCTGTCCGAGGTGGATCTCGACGTGTACGCGGGTGAGGTGGTCGCGCTCGTCGGGGACAACGGGGCGGGCAAGTCGACACTGGTCAAGGCGATCTGCGGGGTGAGCCCACCGGACACCGGGACGGTGACCTTCGCCGGGCGGGAGGTGCGCGTCGAATCCCCGCACGCGGCGCAGGAGCTCGGCATCGCGACGGTGTTCCAGGACCTGGCGCTCTGCGACAACCTGGACGTGGTCAACAACCTCTTCCTCGGGCGGGAGCTGCGGCGGGGCGCGTCGCTCGACGAGGTCGAGATGGAGCGGCGCAGCGGCAAGCTGCTGCGCGAGCTGGCCGCGCGCATCCCCAGCGTGCGGCTGCCCGTCGCGTCGCTGTCCGGCGGGCAGCGGCAGACCGTCGCGATCTCCCGTTCGCTGCTGGGCGACCCGAAGGTGGTGCTGCTCGACGAGCCCACCGCGGCGCTCGGCGTGGCGCAGACCGCACAGGTGCTCAACCTCATCGAACGGCTCCGCGACCGCGGCCTGGGCGTGGTGCTGATCAGCCACAACATGGTCGACGTGCGCGCGGTCGCGGACCGGGTGGCGGTGCTGCGGCTCGGCCGCAACAACGGCGAGTTCCGCATCCACGAGGTCACCAACGAACAGATCATCGCCGCGATCACCGGAGCGACCCAGAACGTGGTCTCCGAACGCGTGGCCCGGCTGCGCGAGCAGTCCGCCGGCGACGACCCGCTGGCGGCCGGCTCGGCGGAGGGCGGTGCCTGA
- a CDS encoding sugar ABC transporter permease, producing the protein MTEPAVPPPTPATELSSPKEAVGGWLQTLRTGDIGSLPIIIGLILIVIVFQSLNPTFLNAFNLVNLCLQIAALGIMATGITLVLMLGEIDLSIGSVSGLAAAVLLVTHVNHGYAPLLAVLVAVLVGTLVGLIQGSIFAKIGVPSFIVTLAGLLIWQGVQLRVLGEQGTINLPPAGTLVRWAQFSFVPRWLAITLAALAPLLYLLLSLLTRRRRAAAELPVTPLWLPIAVAVILLVLLQLVVAKLYLDRGVPWTFVFMVLVVVFFDWLLRRTAYGRKIFAVGGNIEAARRAGINVDWIRISVFALCSTLAAVSGVVAAMRLGFANQQSGSGETLINAIAAAVIGGTSLFGGRTRRYAPLLGALVIGSIANGLELLSLSSDVRLIVTGTVLLAAVVIDALVQRSRTSHGR; encoded by the coding sequence GTGACGGAACCGGCGGTGCCCCCGCCGACCCCGGCGACGGAGCTGAGCAGCCCGAAGGAGGCGGTCGGCGGCTGGTTGCAGACGCTGCGCACCGGCGACATCGGCTCGCTGCCGATCATCATCGGGCTGATCCTCATCGTGATCGTGTTCCAGAGCCTGAACCCGACCTTCCTCAACGCGTTCAACCTGGTCAACCTGTGCCTGCAGATCGCCGCGCTGGGCATCATGGCCACCGGCATCACGCTGGTGCTGATGCTGGGCGAGATCGACCTGTCCATCGGCTCGGTCAGCGGCCTGGCCGCGGCGGTGCTGCTGGTCACCCATGTGAACCACGGCTACGCGCCGCTGCTGGCGGTGCTGGTCGCGGTGCTCGTCGGCACGCTGGTCGGCCTGATCCAAGGCTCCATCTTCGCCAAGATCGGCGTACCGTCTTTCATCGTCACGCTCGCCGGCCTGCTCATCTGGCAGGGCGTGCAGTTGCGCGTGCTCGGCGAGCAGGGCACCATCAACCTGCCCCCGGCCGGCACGCTGGTGCGCTGGGCGCAGTTCTCCTTCGTGCCGCGCTGGCTGGCGATCACCCTGGCCGCCCTGGCGCCGCTGCTCTACCTGCTGCTCAGCCTGCTGACCCGGCGTCGCCGGGCCGCCGCCGAGCTCCCGGTCACCCCGCTGTGGCTGCCGATCGCGGTCGCGGTGATCCTGCTCGTGCTGCTCCAGCTCGTCGTCGCGAAGCTCTACCTGGACCGCGGGGTGCCGTGGACCTTCGTCTTCATGGTGCTGGTGGTGGTCTTCTTCGACTGGCTGCTGCGGCGCACGGCGTACGGGCGCAAGATCTTCGCAGTGGGCGGCAACATCGAGGCGGCCCGCCGCGCGGGCATCAACGTCGACTGGATCCGCATCTCGGTGTTCGCGCTGTGCAGCACGCTGGCCGCGGTCAGCGGTGTGGTCGCGGCGATGCGGCTCGGCTTCGCCAACCAGCAGTCCGGCAGCGGCGAGACACTCATCAACGCGATCGCCGCCGCCGTCATCGGCGGCACCAGCCTGTTCGGCGGCCGCACCCGCCGCTACGCCCCGCTGCTCGGCGCACTCGTCATCGGCTCGATCGCCAACGGCCTGGAACTACTGAGCCTGTCCTCCGACGTACGCCTCATCGTCACCGGCACCGTCCTCCTAGCCGCCGTGGTCATCGACGCCCTGGTCCAACGCTCCCGCACCTCCCACGGCCGCTGA
- a CDS encoding protein phosphatase 2C domain-containing protein yields the protein MRVSIASEPATPGAVNLDWAGAFPRLAVVLDGLTESPQTGCVHGTAWYVARLGARLLRRLDGPTPLADGLALAIEEVAAEHPRCDLRHPGSPGSTVSIVRQTPQGAEYLVLADSPVVLDAADGPVAVVDDSWKALATPHLAAAADRGTRDDLARFITDQQSQRNTPGGYWIARTEPEAAAHALTGTVPDVHGAVLASDGAALLVTDYARLDWRGYLDLAYREGPAGIITSTRAAEHTDPDRTRWPRQKVSDDATAAVCLFDTTRQKGAQP from the coding sequence ATGCGGGTCAGCATCGCCAGCGAACCGGCCACCCCGGGCGCGGTCAACCTGGACTGGGCCGGGGCCTTCCCCCGGCTCGCCGTGGTGCTCGACGGGCTGACCGAGAGCCCGCAGACCGGTTGCGTGCACGGCACCGCCTGGTACGTGGCCCGCCTCGGCGCGCGGCTGCTGCGCCGGCTCGACGGCCCGACGCCGCTGGCCGACGGCCTCGCCCTCGCCATCGAGGAGGTGGCCGCCGAGCATCCGCGCTGCGACCTGCGGCACCCCGGCTCGCCCGGCTCGACCGTGTCGATCGTGCGGCAGACGCCGCAGGGCGCGGAGTACCTCGTGCTCGCCGACTCCCCGGTGGTGCTGGACGCCGCGGACGGCCCGGTCGCCGTCGTCGACGACTCGTGGAAGGCGCTCGCCACGCCCCACCTGGCTGCCGCCGCCGACCGGGGCACCCGGGACGACCTGGCCCGCTTCATCACCGACCAGCAGTCCCAGCGCAACACCCCCGGCGGCTACTGGATCGCCCGCACCGAACCGGAGGCCGCCGCGCACGCGCTCACCGGCACGGTTCCCGACGTACACGGCGCGGTGCTGGCCTCCGACGGCGCGGCCCTGCTCGTCACGGACTACGCCCGGCTGGACTGGCGTGGTTACCTTGACCTCGCCTACCGCGAAGGCCCGGCGGGCATCATCACGTCGACCCGCGCCGCCGAACACACCGACCCCGACCGCACCCGCTGGCCCCGCCAGAAGGTCAGCGACGACGCCACCGCCGCGGTATGCCTGTTCGACACCACCAGGCAGAAAGGCGCCCAACCATGA
- a CDS encoding SigE family RNA polymerase sigma factor, which yields MAPPDSERAFAEFVAARSDALLRSAWLLTGDAGRAEDLLQTALAKAWRRWAAVERADSPEAYVRRTIFTTYVSWWRRRWRAETPSGDLPERASHADHAGTVAARDAVTRALGRLSRRARAVVVLRYVEDRPVAEVAALLGSTPGAVKVLASRALATLRADPDLQSLVLEGAPA from the coding sequence ATGGCGCCACCTGACAGCGAACGCGCCTTCGCGGAGTTCGTCGCGGCCCGGTCCGACGCCCTGCTGCGCAGTGCCTGGCTGCTGACCGGCGACGCCGGCCGGGCCGAGGACCTGCTGCAGACCGCGCTGGCCAAGGCCTGGCGCCGCTGGGCCGCGGTCGAGCGCGCCGACAGCCCCGAGGCGTACGTGCGGCGGACCATCTTCACCACGTACGTCTCCTGGTGGCGGCGGCGCTGGCGGGCCGAGACACCGAGCGGGGACCTGCCGGAGCGGGCGTCGCACGCCGATCACGCCGGCACGGTCGCCGCGCGGGACGCGGTCACCCGGGCGCTGGGGCGGCTGTCGCGCCGCGCGCGGGCGGTCGTGGTGCTGCGCTACGTCGAGGACCGGCCCGTGGCCGAGGTCGCCGCGCTGCTCGGCAGCACCCCGGGCGCGGTCAAGGTGCTGGCGTCGCGGGCGCTGGCCACGCTGCGGGCCGATCCGGATCTGCAATCCCTCGTGCTGGAAGGAGCACCCGCATGA
- a CDS encoding response regulator, with product MISVLLVDDHPIVRAGLRATVEADPGLRVVGEASGGDEAVRLARELRPDVVLMDLQLGPGGDGAYATARVRELPDPPRVLILTTYDSDADILRAIEAGAIGYLLKDAEPADLLRGLRAAAAGETVLAPSVATRLVSRERAPGISLTPREAQVLQLVAGGHSNSAIARQLFISEATVKSHLVQVFAKLGVDNRTAATAEGRRRGVIR from the coding sequence GTGATCAGTGTGCTGCTGGTGGACGACCATCCCATCGTGCGGGCCGGGTTGCGCGCGACGGTGGAGGCCGATCCCGGGCTCCGCGTCGTCGGCGAGGCGTCCGGCGGGGACGAGGCGGTGCGCCTGGCCCGTGAGCTGCGCCCCGACGTGGTGCTGATGGATCTGCAACTCGGCCCCGGCGGCGACGGCGCTTACGCGACCGCGCGGGTGCGCGAACTGCCCGACCCGCCACGCGTGCTGATCCTGACCACGTACGACAGCGACGCCGACATCCTGCGGGCGATCGAAGCGGGTGCGATCGGTTACCTGCTCAAGGACGCCGAGCCGGCCGACCTGCTGCGGGGGCTGCGGGCGGCCGCGGCGGGGGAGACGGTGCTGGCCCCGTCGGTGGCGACGCGGCTGGTGTCACGCGAGCGCGCGCCCGGGATCAGCCTGACCCCGCGCGAGGCCCAGGTGCTCCAGCTGGTCGCGGGCGGGCACTCCAACTCCGCGATCGCCCGGCAGCTGTTCATCAGCGAGGCCACCGTCAAGTCCCACCTGGTGCAGGTCTTCGCCAAGCTCGGCGTGGACAACCGCACCGCCGCCACCGCCGAGGGCCGGCGCCGCGGCGTCATCCGCTGA
- a CDS encoding sensor histidine kinase, producing MSRAGRGQDALTLLRRAEHVLFAALLAIGAGEAWADGGHRAAVLLTTLAVAAWYAVGMALSRRAAGVRMALLWLVVLTAGWTALLALSLSFVWLAFALYLLCLQLLPPRAGLPGTAALTAIAVAASGAHRGGLDSGTVLGPVFGAAVAIVITAVYRRLRRESEARAALVRELTQAQERLAATERREGILAERERLAREIHDTVAQNLSSIILLLRSARDAADPGPQLEIAEHAARGALEDTRRLVRALAPAELTGRSLPEALARAVADARHFGVEARFVVDGETGPLPTPVAVALLRVTQAALANVRAHARAATVVVTLAFQPAAVRVDVADDGVGFDPRHPAASPSSGTGLGLSAMSSRLAEVGGVLVVESTPGEGTAISATVPLPVAGAPGASPAGETTLVPGTSPVAAGEARP from the coding sequence ATGAGCAGGGCGGGACGCGGGCAGGACGCGCTGACGCTGCTGCGCCGCGCCGAGCACGTGCTCTTCGCCGCGCTGCTGGCGATCGGCGCCGGCGAGGCCTGGGCCGACGGCGGTCACCGCGCGGCGGTGCTGCTCACGACGCTCGCGGTCGCCGCCTGGTACGCCGTGGGCATGGCGCTGTCGCGCCGCGCCGCCGGAGTGCGGATGGCGCTGCTGTGGCTGGTCGTGCTGACGGCCGGCTGGACCGCGCTGCTCGCCCTGTCCCTGTCGTTCGTCTGGCTCGCGTTCGCGCTGTACCTGCTCTGCCTGCAACTGCTGCCACCACGTGCCGGCCTGCCCGGAACGGCCGCGCTGACCGCGATCGCCGTCGCCGCGTCGGGCGCGCATCGCGGCGGGCTGGACTCCGGCACCGTGCTCGGCCCGGTCTTCGGAGCCGCCGTCGCGATCGTGATCACGGCGGTCTACCGGCGGCTGCGCCGGGAGAGCGAGGCCCGCGCCGCGCTGGTCCGCGAGCTCACGCAGGCGCAGGAGCGGCTCGCCGCGACCGAGCGCCGCGAGGGCATCCTCGCCGAGCGCGAGCGCCTCGCCCGCGAGATCCACGACACCGTCGCGCAGAACCTGTCCAGCATCATCCTGCTGCTGCGCTCGGCCCGCGACGCGGCCGATCCCGGCCCGCAACTGGAGATCGCCGAGCATGCGGCCCGGGGCGCGCTGGAGGACACCCGGCGGCTGGTGCGGGCGCTGGCCCCGGCCGAGCTGACCGGGCGTTCGCTGCCCGAGGCCCTGGCGCGGGCCGTCGCCGACGCCCGGCACTTCGGCGTCGAGGCCCGGTTCGTGGTCGACGGCGAGACCGGGCCGCTGCCCACGCCGGTGGCCGTCGCGCTGCTGCGGGTCACCCAGGCCGCGCTGGCCAACGTGCGTGCCCATGCCCGCGCGGCCACCGTCGTGGTCACCCTCGCCTTCCAACCCGCGGCGGTACGCGTGGACGTCGCCGACGACGGCGTCGGCTTCGACCCGCGGCACCCGGCCGCGTCGCCGTCCTCGGGCACCGGCCTCGGCCTGTCGGCGATGAGCAGCCGCCTCGCCGAGGTGGGCGGCGTGCTGGTGGTGGAGTCCACCCCCGGGGAGGGCACCGCGATCAGCGCCACCGTCCCGCTGCCCGTGGCCGGGGCGCCGGGCGCGTCGCCCGCAGGGGAGACGACCCTGGTGCCCGGCACGTCACCCGTCGCCGCGGGGGAGGCCCGGCCGTGA
- a CDS encoding alpha-hydroxy acid oxidase: MLCADDYRALARPLLPADAWDYIDGGSGAELTLHANRRLFDRIELRPRVLVDVSHCDTAGTLLGLSLPTPVGIAPTAYHRLAHPEGEVATARGARGALFVVSIFASRSLEEIAAAATGPLWLQLYWLRRRAALAELAHRAQDAGYRALVLTVDAPRIGQRLRDARNGFAVDPGIRAVNLDGAIMAAAHERHEGESAIAAHAAQTFDQTVTWADLAWLRGLTDLPLVLKGVLTAEDADRAVEHGVDAIVVSNHGGRQLDGSVPALRALPEVVAAVAGRCPVLLDGGVRTGRDVFAALALGASAVLVGRPALWALAVDGADGVSRVLTMLTGELEHTMALAGRPRLGDIGRDAVLLPDWRDG; the protein is encoded by the coding sequence ATCCTGTGCGCCGACGACTACCGTGCCCTCGCCCGGCCCCTGCTACCCGCGGACGCCTGGGACTACATCGACGGGGGCAGCGGCGCGGAACTCACGCTCCACGCCAACCGCCGCCTGTTCGACCGCATCGAGCTGCGACCCCGGGTGCTCGTCGACGTGTCCCACTGCGACACGGCCGGCACGCTGCTCGGCCTGTCGCTGCCCACGCCGGTCGGCATCGCGCCCACGGCGTACCACCGGCTGGCCCACCCCGAAGGCGAGGTCGCCACGGCCCGCGGCGCCCGCGGCGCCCTGTTCGTGGTGAGCATCTTCGCCAGCCGCAGCCTGGAGGAGATCGCCGCGGCCGCGACCGGCCCGCTCTGGCTGCAGCTGTACTGGCTGCGTCGCCGCGCCGCGCTCGCCGAGCTGGCCCACCGCGCCCAGGACGCCGGCTACCGGGCACTGGTGCTGACCGTCGACGCGCCGCGCATCGGGCAGCGCCTGCGCGACGCGCGCAACGGCTTCGCCGTCGACCCCGGGATCCGCGCGGTCAACCTCGACGGCGCGATCATGGCGGCCGCGCACGAGCGCCACGAGGGCGAATCCGCCATCGCCGCACACGCCGCGCAGACCTTCGACCAGACCGTCACCTGGGCCGACCTGGCCTGGCTGCGCGGTCTCACCGACCTGCCGCTGGTGCTCAAGGGCGTGCTCACCGCCGAGGACGCCGACCGCGCCGTCGAGCACGGCGTCGACGCGATCGTCGTGTCCAACCACGGCGGACGCCAGCTCGACGGCTCGGTGCCCGCGCTGCGGGCGCTGCCCGAGGTGGTCGCGGCGGTCGCGGGGCGCTGCCCGGTGCTGCTCGACGGCGGCGTACGCACCGGCCGTGACGTCTTCGCCGCCCTCGCCCTCGGCGCGAGCGCGGTGCTCGTCGGCCGCCCGGCGCTGTGGGCGCTCGCGGTCGACGGCGCGGACGGCGTGTCCCGGGTGCTGACGATGCTCACCGGCGAGCTGGAACACACGATGGCGCTGGCCGGGCGGCCGCGACTGGGCGACATCGGCCGTGACGCGGTGCTGCTGCCCGACTGGCGAGACGGCTGA
- a CDS encoding PLP-dependent aminotransferase family protein: MVERAERAPRPRTAGGPVELVKEAMHASVSDPVAASMNFLNEVAGRYPDAISLAAGRPYEGFYDTADIARYLDVYVAYLGDQGSTPEQIRRALMQYGRTNGQIHGLIARMLAVDEGIEVPAEAISVTAGCQEAMIIALRGLCAGPDDVLLAAEPCYVGITGAARVLNIDVVPVPEGPDGLDPARVAEVAGAVRAQGRHPRALYLVPDFANPSGRCLDLPARHALLDVAAAEDLLILEDDPYGLFGLDDRPRPRLKSLDRDQRVIYLGSFAKSCFPGARIGFLVADQTVVDATGNRTLLAEELSAIKSMVTVNTSPIAQAVVGGLLVESGCSLKAANVDKIAFYRQNLLRLLDALDRHLPAPWRDEAGISWNVPAGGFFAVVDVPIPADEKLLEVSASRHGVLWTPMSFFYTDGGHHSLRLSCSGLDPDTLEEGVRRLAALLRDSIA; this comes from the coding sequence ATGGTGGAGCGAGCGGAGCGAGCCCCGCGGCCGCGAACTGCCGGCGGGCCGGTGGAGCTGGTCAAGGAGGCGATGCACGCCTCGGTGAGCGATCCCGTCGCCGCCTCGATGAACTTCCTCAACGAGGTCGCCGGGCGTTACCCGGACGCGATCTCGCTGGCCGCCGGGCGGCCGTACGAGGGCTTCTACGACACCGCCGACATCGCCCGCTACCTCGACGTGTACGTCGCATACCTCGGTGACCAGGGCAGCACCCCGGAGCAGATCCGCCGTGCCCTGATGCAGTACGGCCGCACCAACGGCCAGATCCACGGGCTCATCGCCCGCATGCTCGCCGTCGACGAGGGCATCGAGGTGCCCGCCGAGGCGATCTCGGTGACCGCGGGCTGCCAGGAGGCGATGATCATCGCGCTGCGGGGCCTGTGCGCGGGACCCGACGACGTGCTGCTGGCGGCCGAGCCGTGCTACGTGGGCATCACCGGCGCGGCCCGGGTGCTGAACATCGACGTGGTGCCCGTGCCGGAGGGCCCCGACGGCCTGGACCCGGCTCGGGTCGCCGAGGTCGCCGGCGCGGTGCGCGCCCAGGGCCGCCACCCCCGCGCGCTGTACCTGGTGCCCGACTTCGCCAACCCGTCCGGCCGCTGCCTGGACCTGCCCGCCCGGCACGCGCTGCTCGACGTCGCCGCCGCCGAGGACCTGCTGATCCTGGAGGACGACCCGTACGGCCTGTTCGGCCTCGACGACCGCCCCCGGCCCCGGCTGAAGTCGCTCGACCGCGACCAGCGCGTCATCTACCTGGGCTCGTTCGCCAAGTCCTGCTTCCCCGGCGCGCGCATCGGCTTCCTGGTCGCCGACCAGACCGTCGTCGACGCCACCGGCAACCGCACCCTGCTGGCCGAGGAACTGTCCGCGATCAAGAGCATGGTCACGGTCAACACCTCGCCCATCGCCCAGGCCGTGGTCGGCGGCCTGCTGGTCGAGTCCGGATGCAGCCTCAAGGCCGCCAACGTGGACAAGATCGCCTTCTACCGCCAGAACCTGCTGCGCCTGCTCGACGCCCTCGACAGACACCTGCCCGCCCCCTGGCGCGACGAAGCGGGCATCTCCTGGAACGTCCCCGCCGGCGGCTTCTTCGCCGTGGTCGACGTGCCCATCCCCGCCGACGAGAAACTGCTGGAGGTCTCCGCCTCCCGCCACGGCGTCCTCTGGACCCCGATGAGCTTCTTCTACACCGACGGCGGCCACCACTCGCTGCGCCTGTCCTGCAGCGGCCTGGATCCCGACACCCTCGAAGAGGGCGTACGCCGCCTCGCCGCCCTCCTCCGCGACTCCATCGCCTGA